In Pseudomonadota bacterium, the DNA window TCATTGCCTAGGCGGTAACCGTCGCTGTTACTGCCAAAGCGGAAGACGGTGTTGCCTTGTGCGCCCCATGACCAGTTTTGCAGACGCTGCGTAAAGGTGATGCCCAGCATCGGATCAACCGTGCCGGAGCCGAGCTGCATCGGATAGGCCAGCTTCACATTACCCATCGGTGTGGTGTCGCGTTTATCCGTTGACCCTGTCGGCAGGCTGGCCCCTAATTTCAGCAGCAATTTGTCTTTTTTGCGCTGCTGCGCGGTGCTGTTGTTTTTATCATAAAGTGTGAGCAGGGCAGACAGTTTGGCATCGCCGATACCTTCGCTTTGCGTTTTGAAACGCACAAGCCCGACATTGACGCTGCTCATTTCCTTGCGGATATAGGGCAGCATGGCCATCACGGTCAGATTGTCGGAAATGCCGTACATGGCACCGAACATATGCATATCCATGGTCATTTGCAACGGCGCGACCATAAAGCCCGTCAAAACACTCGCCGGGCTAATATCGGTTGTGCCGGTGCGGCTGCCGCTCATTTCCATACGGGCATAGCGGTAGGACAGCATCCATTCGCCTTGTTTATGTGCGTGATCGCCCATAACGCCGATCGGCGCATGGTCATCGGGAAGAGTTATTGCGGCGTCATGTGCCCGGGCCGTGGTTGCGGATGTCAGAATCAGCAGGGACAGGGCGCAAGTCATTGCGTGTTTTTTAAGCATTTTATGCCTCCGTTATCATAGAGCCCGCGCCGGAAAACCGGCGGAGACCATATTTGTTTTGTTATATTATTGTTATGCGAGAAAGCCCTTAGGCGGAGGCGGGCGGTGCGCGGCTGTCATAGCTGCGATATGTGAGGGAGGTATATCGCAGATCATTGCCATGCGGATGCAACACGTCGTCAATAGAGGCCGGAACACGGTCCAGCGCGGCTGTGACGGAAGGCAGGATCTGTTTCACGCCGAAAACGGCCAGATAACATAAGGGACATTTCAGACGGGGATGCTGTGCGGGCTGTTCCTGCCCGTTTTGCAAATCATCGCGCGTGACCCATTTAAAGCCGTCACCGGTACAGATCAGGATTTTGTCGCCGAGCAGGGCGGAGAGCGTTTGCGATTCCGCTTTTGCAGCCAGTTTGACCGCCAGCGTCTCTGTATCATAGGCGGCGTAAAAAGGCAGTAGCGCGTTCAGCAATAATGCCGCCGCGGTCAAAACAATCAGAAAGCGCTTTTTTAAACTGCCGTATGTCATGGACGCTATTGTTAAGGCTTTTGCGCCATTGTGGCAATATCAATGTGTGAAATAGTAGTAAATGAGAGGTGCCCATATAAAGACGGTTGTCAGAGTGCCTTTCACTGTCTGGTAGAGGATCCATCCGGTAAAGGCGTATTTGCCGTATTTGTGCGTTGCTTTGCTTTTTATAAAGGGCATGTTCTGAACTCGACTTTATAGTGGACACCCGAAAGGGTTTTATCATATAAAAAACTTTCATTAATTGATTAAAATCAAGTTTGCGGCATAAAAATGCAGGATATGATAAAATTCCCTTGTTTCTCGGATTTGACGCCGGAGCAGCAGCAGCAGGTTGCGACGCTCTCCTCCCTGAAGCATTTCACATCCGGACAGGAAATTATCGGTTTCGGTGAGGAAGCCGCTTATATGTATTTTGTCGGCGAGGGACAGGTCAAACTGTACCGCGCGGATGAAAAAGGACAGGATGCCGTGTTGCGGGTTGTTCCCAAGGGGGACTGGTTTTTTGAGCTTTCCGCCTTTTTCCCGATGAATGCGCCGGCAGCGGCGGTCACATTGCGGGATGCCGATATTTTAATGATCCCCTCGGGAACGATGCGCGATATCATGTGCCATAATGAAAATTTTGCGCAGAGAATTCTGGGCCATGCGGCGGAACATTTCCAAATCCTGACCAATAAAGTCATGGATATGACTTTGAAAACGCCGCTGCAGCGCGTCAGTTATTTCCTGTTGCAGGAATTTATCCGCCATGGCGGCAAAAACAAAGAATTTACCCTGCCATATAAAAAATCACTGATTGCCAGTGAACTGGGAATGACGGCTGAAACATTCTCGCGCGTTTTGATGCGGTTGAAGGAAACGGGGATAGAGATTGAGCGCAATAAAGTGACCCTGCCGCATACGGGCGCGCTCTGCGGTGTGTGTGATCCCGCATTGATGCATCAATGCCCGAATTTCGATCCCGTACATTGTCCCGCACAGGAGGCATGTCTTTCTGCCAGCTGCCGAAAAACGCGTGTTTCTTGATTCAAATCAAGGACTTTTTTTTCCCTCTTATTATAAAGTCGTCGCAAAGAAACGTCACAAAAAGGGGGCTATCATGCTTAAAAAACTTGCAACAACAACAATTTTGGGCGGTCTGTTATGCTGTGCGGCAGCCGGACCGGTTCTGGCCGAAGGCTTTAATTTTCAAAAAGAAAATCTGATGATTCGCCTGCGTGCGATTGATGTGATGCCGGCTGAAAGCAGTACGCTGAGCATTGCCGATAAAGCAAAAGCCGGCAATCAGGCAGTGCCGGAGCTGGATTTCACCTATTTCTGGACGGATCATTGGGCAACCGAGCTGATTTTGGCGACCTCCGAACATCATATGTCGACCAAAGGCGGAATTGATCTGGGGGATGTCTGGATTTTGCCGCCGACACTGACGGCGCAGTACCACTTTATGCCCGATCAGAGATTCCGCCCCTATCTTGGTGCCGGACTGAACTACACGTTCTTTTATAATGAAAAAGCCGGAACAAGTATCGCGAGCATTGATTACGATAACGGTCTGGGCTATGCTTTGCAGGCAGGTTTTGACTACGGTATTGACGATCACTGGGCTATCAATTTTGATGTCAAAAAAGTCTGGCTGAACACGGATGTCACCACCACCGGTCCCGCTGTTACCGGAGATGTTGACCTTGATCCCTGGATTATCGGTACCGGTGTGTCTTACCGTTTTTAAGAATAATAAAAAGTATAAACGGAAGGGTCGGCAGTTATGGCGGCAGTGCGCGAGACGCGATATAATGATGATATCGTTAAGCTTTTTACAATTGCGACAATCTTTTGGGGGATCGCGGGTTTTTCCGTCGGTCTCCTGATTGCATTGCAGCTGGTTTTCCCATGGCTGAATATCGGTGAATTTCTGACCTTCGGACGTTTGCGTCCGTTGCATACCTCGGCGGTGATTTTCGCCTTTGGCGGCAATGCGCTTTTTGCCACCAGCTATTATGTTGTGCAGCGTACATGCGAGACGCGGCTTTGGGGTGACAAGCTGGCCTTCTTTACGTTCTGGGGGTTTCAGGTCTTTATCCTGATAGCTGGGCTGGGCTATCTTTTCGGCGTGACGCAGGCAAAAGAATATGCCGAGCCGGAATGGTATGCCGATCTGTGGCTGACCTTTGTCTGGGTCGCCTATCTTGCCGTGTTTGTGATGACGCTGAGAAAACGGAAAGAGCCGCATATCTACGTCGCCAACTGGTTTTACCTGTCCTTTATCATCACTGTGGCGGTGCTGCATCTGGTCAACAACATCTCCATTCCGATCGGGTTGTTTGAAACCAAAAGCTATTCGCTCTGGGCCGGTGTGCAAAGCGCATTGATCCAGTGGTGGTACGGCCATAACGCCGTCGGTTTCTTCCTGACGGCAGGGTTTCTGGGGATGATGTATTATTTTGTTCCCAAACAGGCAAACCGTCCGGTTTACTCCTACCGTTTGTCCATTCTGCATTTCTGGTCGCTGATCTTTATCTATATCTGGGCCGGTCCGCACCATCTGCATTACACGGCGTTGCCCGATTGGGCGCAGACGCTGGGCATGACCTTCTCGATCATGCTGTGGATGCCGTCATGGGGCGGTATGATCAACGGCGTGATGACATTATCGGGCGCATGGCATAAATTGCGGGAGGATCCGATCCTGCGCTTTATGGTGATTTCGCTGGCTTTCTACGGCATGTCGACTTTTGAAGGCCCGCTTTTGTCCATTAAAACCGTCAATGCGCTCAGCCATTATACCGACTGGACGATCGGTCATGTCCATGCCGGTGCATTGGGCTGGAATGCCTTTATTACCTTTGGTGCGCTTTATTATCTTGTGCCGAAACTGTGGGATAAGCCGCTTTATTCCATGCGTCTGGTGAATACCCATCTGTGGATTGCCACGGTCGGTATTGTCCTTTACATCAGCGCGATGTGGGTTGCCGGAATTATGCAGGGGCTGATGTGGCGTTCTTATGACGAGATGGGTTTTTTGACCTATTCCTTCAGTGAAACCGTGATGGCGATGAAACCTTATTATATCATCCGTGCTTTGGGAGGATTGCTGTTCACGGGAAGTGCTTTCATCATGGTCTATAATTTTTATAAGACGATATATGCGACGCCCGTTTCCGTTAAGACGAAAACGGCACAGCTGGCGGGAGGTGCGGCATGATGAACAAACACGCAAAAATCGAACGCAGTCCTTTTCTGTTGTTTATACTGATTGTCGTTGCCGTCTCTATCGGTGGTCTTGTCGAAGCGGTGCCGCTGTTCCGTGTTGAAACAACGATTGAACGTGTTGACGGGGTGCGTCCCTATACGCCGCTGGAGCTGGCGGGGAAGGCGATTTATCTCCGCGAAGGGTGTTATACCTGTCACAGTCAGCAAATTCGTCCCCTGCGTGACGAGGTTGAACGTTACGGGCACTACTCCATCGCGGCGGAAAGCATGTATGACCACCCGTTTCAATGGGGATCGAAACGTACAGGGCCTGACCTGGCCCGTATCGGCGGGAAGTATTCCGATGACTGGCATGCGGTGCATTTAAAGAATCCGCGCGATGTTGTGCCGGAATCGATTATGCCTGCCTATGCTTTTATGGCCAAGCGTGGCGCACGTCTTCACGATATCGGCAAAGATATGAAAGCGCTGAAAATGGCCGGTGTTCCCTATACGGATGACATGATTAAAAACGCCTATTGGGATGCGCTGGCACAGGCGAAGAATGATGCTGATACCGACGGATTGACGGAACGCTATGGTGAAAAACTGAATATGCGTGATTTTGACGGTAATCCGACCGTGACGACAGAGCTGGATGCGCTGATTGCTTATTTGCAGGTGCTGGGCACGATGGTTGATTTTGAAACCTATCAGGAGGCGCAGTAAGATGATGTCACGTTTTTTTGCCGATGCTGCGACAATTATGCCCTCGCTGATGCTGATACTGTTTCTGGCATTTTTCTGCGGCGTGATTGTCTGGCTTTATAATCCGCGCAATAAAGAAAAATTCGAAGAATACGGCAGAATTCCGTTTAAGGAGGAGCCTCATGGCGGTGAAAAATAAAAAAAAGCCATCGCAAGGAAAAGCGGGGCGTGAAATTGATAAAATTTCAGGTATTGAAACAACCGGCCACGAATGGGACGGCCTGAAAGAGCTGAATAATCCTTTGCCGCGCTGGTGGTTATGGGTGTTTATTCTGACCTGTGTCTGGGCTGTCGGATATTGGGTCGTCTATCCGGCATGGCCGACGATCTCGGGACATACCAAAGGGAAATACGGCTGGACGCAGCATAAGCAGCTGGCGGCCGGACAGGAAGAAATACGTGAAATTCAGGCGGCATTTCTTGCAATGTTACGCCGGACGCCGTTAACGGACGTTAAGAAAGATCCGGAACTTTACGCTTTCGCGCTGACGGGCGGAGCGGTGGCCTTCAAAAACCATTGCGCGGCTTGTCACGGTACCGGTGCGGACGGTATGGCGCATTACCCGAACCTGAATGATGATGACTGGCTTTGGGGCGGCAGCGTGGACGAAATTTACCGCACAATCAAATACGGTATCCGCTCATCCCATGACGAAACACATATTTCCGCCATGAGTTCTTTCGGAACGGACGGCATTTTGACGCGCCCCGAGATTCTGGCAGTGACCGATCATGTGCGGTCGCTTTCGGGATTGGGGGAAGATAATGCCCGCGGTGCCGTTATTTTTCAGGAGCAATGCTCCAGCTGTCACGGTCTGGACGGCAAAGGTGATCGTGCCATCGGTGCGCCGAACCTGACCGATGCGGTCTGGCTTTACGGCAGCAGCCGCGATGCGGTTTCCTCCGTCATTTTCTCTGCCCGTAACAGCGTGATGCCGCATTGGCATGGCGTCATCAGCGATGATAAAATTCGTCAGCTGGCGCTGTATGTGCATTCTTTGGGTGGCGGCGAATGAGTGATGACGGCAATAATGGCGGGATCACTTATTTTGAAAAACAGCAGAACATTTACCCGCAACGCGTCTGGGGGCGTTACCGCAAGCTGAAATGGCTTGCAATGGTGGTGTTGCTGGGTATTTATTACGGCGTGCCCTGGCTGCGCTGGGATCGCGGACCGCATGTGCCGGATCAGGCTGTGCTGATTGATATGCCCAGCCGCCGCGCTTATTTTTTCTTTATCGAAATCTGGCCGCAGGAAGTTTACTACCTGACGGCCATTCTGATTTTCGCCGCCTTGATGCTGTTTTTTGTGACGGCCTTGCTTGGGCGGGTCTGGTGCGGCTATGCCTGTCCGCAAACCGTCTGGACGGATTTATTTATCTGGGTTGAACGTATTGTGCAGGGTGACCGTAATGCACGGATGAAGCTGGATAAATCACCGCTGTCTTTTGAAAAGATCTGGAAAAAGGGTCTGACGCATAGTCTTTGGATATTAATCGGGGTTTGTACCGGCGGGGCATGGGTCTTCTATTTCAATGATGCACCGACATTGTGGGAGCATATCATCCATTTTGATGTGCCGTGGTCCGTCAGTAGCTGGATTGTCGCACTGACGGCATCCACCTATGTGATGGCGGGTTATGCGCGGGAGCAGGTTTGCACCTTTATGTGCCCCTATGCGCGGTTTCAATCGGCGATGTTTGACGAAGATACGCTGATTATCGGCTATGACGAGAAACGCGGTGAACCGCGCGGAAAACATAAGAAAGGCGACAGCTGGGACGGGCGCGGGCATTGCATTGATTGTATGCAATGCGTCAATGTCTGTCCGGTGGGAATTGATATCCGCGATGGGTTGCAGATGGAATGTATTGCCTGCGGCTTATGCGTAGATGCCTG includes these proteins:
- the ccoP gene encoding cytochrome-c oxidase, cbb3-type subunit III; the encoded protein is MAVKNKKKPSQGKAGREIDKISGIETTGHEWDGLKELNNPLPRWWLWVFILTCVWAVGYWVVYPAWPTISGHTKGKYGWTQHKQLAAGQEEIREIQAAFLAMLRRTPLTDVKKDPELYAFALTGGAVAFKNHCAACHGTGADGMAHYPNLNDDDWLWGGSVDEIYRTIKYGIRSSHDETHISAMSSFGTDGILTRPEILAVTDHVRSLSGLGEDNARGAVIFQEQCSSCHGLDGKGDRAIGAPNLTDAVWLYGSSRDAVSSVIFSARNSVMPHWHGVISDDKIRQLALYVHSLGGGE
- a CDS encoding transporter, which translates into the protein MLKKHAMTCALSLLILTSATTARAHDAAITLPDDHAPIGVMGDHAHKQGEWMLSYRYARMEMSGSRTGTTDISPASVLTGFMVAPLQMTMDMHMFGAMYGISDNLTVMAMLPYIRKEMSSVNVGLVRFKTQSEGIGDAKLSALLTLYDKNNSTAQQRKKDKLLLKLGASLPTGSTDKRDTTPMGNVKLAYPMQLGSGTVDPMLGITFTQRLQNWSWGAQGNTVFRFGSNSDGYRLGNEYGATGWVARNLNDSASLSFRLEGKRWGDIHGRDPALNPAMMPAARTDLRAGTRVDAAVGVNFYRQGGTLDGHRLALELAIPVYQDLDGPQLKSDYGLTAGWQKAF
- the ccoN gene encoding cytochrome-c oxidase, cbb3-type subunit I, whose amino-acid sequence is MAAVRETRYNDDIVKLFTIATIFWGIAGFSVGLLIALQLVFPWLNIGEFLTFGRLRPLHTSAVIFAFGGNALFATSYYVVQRTCETRLWGDKLAFFTFWGFQVFILIAGLGYLFGVTQAKEYAEPEWYADLWLTFVWVAYLAVFVMTLRKRKEPHIYVANWFYLSFIITVAVLHLVNNISIPIGLFETKSYSLWAGVQSALIQWWYGHNAVGFFLTAGFLGMMYYFVPKQANRPVYSYRLSILHFWSLIFIYIWAGPHHLHYTALPDWAQTLGMTFSIMLWMPSWGGMINGVMTLSGAWHKLREDPILRFMVISLAFYGMSTFEGPLLSIKTVNALSHYTDWTIGHVHAGALGWNAFITFGALYYLVPKLWDKPLYSMRLVNTHLWIATVGIVLYISAMWVAGIMQGLMWRSYDEMGFLTYSFSETVMAMKPYYIIRALGGLLFTGSAFIMVYNFYKTIYATPVSVKTKTAQLAGGAA
- the ccoG gene encoding cytochrome c oxidase accessory protein CcoG, yielding MSDDGNNGGITYFEKQQNIYPQRVWGRYRKLKWLAMVVLLGIYYGVPWLRWDRGPHVPDQAVLIDMPSRRAYFFFIEIWPQEVYYLTAILIFAALMLFFVTALLGRVWCGYACPQTVWTDLFIWVERIVQGDRNARMKLDKSPLSFEKIWKKGLTHSLWILIGVCTGGAWVFYFNDAPTLWEHIIHFDVPWSVSSWIVALTASTYVMAGYAREQVCTFMCPYARFQSAMFDEDTLIIGYDEKRGEPRGKHKKGDSWDGRGHCIDCMQCVNVCPVGIDIRDGLQMECIACGLCVDACNNIMDKIELPRGLIRYDTASHIEKGTQLKLAHFFRPRTFWYAALLTVLGAFVIFGLTHRSVVELHVAHDRNPLYVMMSDGDIRNGYTLKILNKTHQDRVYSLSVEGIETTKLMLQNAPDAAIETLPVFADSVGHYRLFLFAEKQKAFRSNITFIITEQQDGIVTEQETIFISGEGR
- the ccoO gene encoding cytochrome-c oxidase, cbb3-type subunit II, coding for MMNKHAKIERSPFLLFILIVVAVSIGGLVEAVPLFRVETTIERVDGVRPYTPLELAGKAIYLREGCYTCHSQQIRPLRDEVERYGHYSIAAESMYDHPFQWGSKRTGPDLARIGGKYSDDWHAVHLKNPRDVVPESIMPAYAFMAKRGARLHDIGKDMKALKMAGVPYTDDMIKNAYWDALAQAKNDADTDGLTERYGEKLNMRDFDGNPTVTTELDALIAYLQVLGTMVDFETYQEAQ
- a CDS encoding cbb3-type cytochrome c oxidase subunit 3; protein product: MMSRFFADAATIMPSLMLILFLAFFCGVIVWLYNPRNKEKFEEYGRIPFKEEPHGGEK
- a CDS encoding Crp/Fnr family transcriptional regulator, coding for MQDMIKFPCFSDLTPEQQQQVATLSSLKHFTSGQEIIGFGEEAAYMYFVGEGQVKLYRADEKGQDAVLRVVPKGDWFFELSAFFPMNAPAAAVTLRDADILMIPSGTMRDIMCHNENFAQRILGHAAEHFQILTNKVMDMTLKTPLQRVSYFLLQEFIRHGGKNKEFTLPYKKSLIASELGMTAETFSRVLMRLKETGIEIERNKVTLPHTGALCGVCDPALMHQCPNFDPVHCPAQEACLSASCRKTRVS
- a CDS encoding OmpW family protein; translated protein: MIRLRAIDVMPAESSTLSIADKAKAGNQAVPELDFTYFWTDHWATELILATSEHHMSTKGGIDLGDVWILPPTLTAQYHFMPDQRFRPYLGAGLNYTFFYNEKAGTSIASIDYDNGLGYALQAGFDYGIDDHWAINFDVKKVWLNTDVTTTGPAVTGDVDLDPWIIGTGVSYRF